Proteins from a single region of Thermococcus sp. EP1:
- the ptsP gene encoding phosphoenolpyruvate--protein phosphotransferase: MRQIIKGIPVSGGIGIGEAIIIQPTAQITTDITGEDAKRAILNARENTIKMLDEFIKSETPEVAGILKAHKLMVEAIVNEALEEVKKGQGAIAAINSVVDKYVKLLKDSGSSLIQLRVDDLIDIKNVLIENLTRKKVTHIKKESIAVLKDIHPSQLLRYKRQGIAGIVSERGSYTSHVAIIARNLGIPAVFGVKNATETLRNGDLIIVDGFSGEVLVNPDKSTVESYKAKKKTFTKFAQLFEKTKNEPAITLDGHRVLVTANIGNEDDLNTALINGCDGVGLFRTEFYYLSRQTLPSSEEFSRIIKKLANKLEEKPLTIRLLDVGGDKPLPYLPSPKENNSFLGLRGIRYLFKYRELLKSQLQAIITASKQGNLRIMAPMVSTIEEIRELKEEIKKISPEAEKNLKFGIMVEVPSILFMLDNIIGEVDFLSIGTNDLTQYLFAVDRTSEEVSHLYDDMHPAVLRAINEITKHAHKKEITIDVCGELASNPIAVPILVGLGINELSVSPTSIPLVKWIIQNISYEDSKRFVRKVLALENGQEVREEARKFLQGYLGKDIPW, from the coding sequence ATGAGGCAGATTATTAAAGGAATACCCGTATCAGGAGGTATAGGTATTGGAGAGGCCATTATTATACAACCAACGGCCCAAATAACTACAGATATTACCGGAGAAGACGCTAAAAGAGCAATTCTAAATGCACGAGAAAACACCATAAAAATGCTTGATGAGTTTATAAAAAGTGAAACTCCTGAAGTAGCAGGCATTCTAAAGGCGCATAAACTTATGGTGGAGGCAATTGTTAATGAAGCTCTTGAAGAAGTCAAAAAAGGACAAGGAGCAATAGCAGCTATAAACTCAGTGGTAGATAAATATGTAAAGCTTTTGAAGGACTCTGGTTCTTCTCTAATTCAACTTAGAGTTGATGACTTAATAGACATAAAAAATGTTCTAATAGAAAATCTAACACGGAAAAAGGTAACTCACATTAAAAAAGAGTCAATAGCAGTTCTAAAAGATATTCACCCCTCTCAGCTATTAAGGTATAAACGACAGGGGATTGCGGGGATAGTCTCTGAAAGAGGTAGTTATACGTCTCACGTTGCTATAATTGCCAGAAATCTTGGTATCCCCGCTGTTTTTGGAGTTAAAAATGCAACAGAAACACTAAGAAACGGAGATCTCATCATAGTTGATGGATTTTCAGGAGAAGTCCTTGTTAATCCTGACAAAAGTACAGTTGAATCATATAAGGCAAAAAAGAAAACTTTCACAAAATTCGCCCAATTGTTCGAAAAGACAAAGAATGAACCTGCAATAACATTAGATGGGCATAGAGTTTTAGTTACTGCAAATATAGGGAACGAAGATGACCTCAATACCGCCCTAATAAACGGATGCGATGGGGTTGGATTGTTTAGGACTGAATTTTATTACCTCTCACGCCAAACACTCCCCTCCTCGGAGGAGTTCTCTAGGATAATAAAAAAATTAGCAAATAAACTTGAAGAAAAACCACTAACAATTAGGCTTCTTGATGTTGGTGGGGACAAACCACTACCCTATCTGCCATCTCCAAAAGAAAATAACTCATTTTTGGGCCTTAGAGGAATAAGATATCTCTTCAAATACCGTGAACTGTTAAAATCTCAACTGCAGGCAATTATCACAGCATCAAAGCAAGGCAACCTTAGGATCATGGCACCCATGGTAAGCACAATAGAGGAGATTAGGGAATTAAAAGAAGAAATTAAAAAAATATCCCCAGAAGCAGAAAAGAATCTAAAATTTGGAATAATGGTGGAAGTGCCATCCATACTCTTCATGTTAGACAATATAATTGGAGAAGTTGACTTCTTGAGTATAGGCACCAACGACTTAACTCAATATCTTTTTGCCGTGGACAGGACGAGCGAAGAGGTCTCCCACCTATATGACGATATGCATCCCGCGGTGTTAAGAGCAATTAATGAGATTACAAAGCATGCACACAAAAAAGAAATAACTATTGATGTGTGTGGAGAACTTGCAAGTAATCCAATAGCTGTTCCAATACTTGTAGGACTTGGCATAAACGAACTGAGCGTCTCCCCAACATCTATTCCCCTTGTTAAGTGGATAATACAGAACATCTCATACGAAGATTCCAAGAGGTTTGTAAGAAAAGTACTCGCCCTGGAAAATGGCCAAGAAGTAAGAGAAGAGGCCAGAAAATTCCTGCAGGGATATCTTGGGAAAGATATTCCATGGTAA
- a CDS encoding SIS domain-containing protein — MEILDEAYSIVNSLLKKVKEEERENIEKAAQVLAESLEKGGILHVIGAGHSAIIGEELSYRAGGLVPVNPIMNTDINVYHGALKSTEMEHVEGYAEIVLRAMGVQKGDTVLVVSSSGVNVFPVEAAMKAKSLGCSVIAITSVEYSKSLTPKNKYNKRLFEVADIVIDNKVPRGDAALEISGFEMKIFPVSTIIVAFIAQTIVALAIKKLVEKGVEPPVFLSAHLPGAREHNVKVIERYKARLKYL, encoded by the coding sequence TTGGAAATTTTGGACGAAGCCTATTCGATTGTTAATTCTCTGTTAAAAAAAGTAAAAGAAGAAGAGAGAGAAAATATTGAAAAAGCCGCTCAAGTATTAGCTGAATCTTTAGAAAAAGGAGGAATCCTACACGTAATTGGAGCAGGCCACTCAGCAATAATCGGGGAAGAGCTTTCTTATAGGGCTGGAGGTCTCGTTCCCGTAAACCCGATAATGAACACAGATATAAACGTTTATCATGGGGCTTTGAAATCGACAGAAATGGAACACGTAGAGGGATATGCGGAAATAGTCTTAAGAGCAATGGGAGTACAAAAAGGGGATACTGTGTTAGTTGTATCCAGCTCGGGGGTTAATGTGTTCCCAGTTGAAGCTGCTATGAAGGCCAAATCTCTTGGATGTTCTGTTATCGCCATAACCTCTGTTGAATACTCCAAGAGCTTAACGCCAAAGAACAAGTACAACAAGAGACTTTTCGAAGTTGCGGACATAGTTATAGACAACAAAGTGCCCAGAGGAGATGCCGCATTAGAGATTTCGGGATTTGAAATGAAAATTTTCCCAGTATCCACTATTATCGTGGCATTTATAGCTCAAACAATCGTTGCTTTGGCAATTAAAAAGCTGGTCGAAAAAGGAGTTGAACCTCCAGTATTCCTAAGCGCTCACTTACCAGGAGCCCGAGAACACAATGTTAAAGTTATTGAAAGATATAAGGCCCGCTTAAAATACTTGTAA
- a CDS encoding PTS sugar transporter subunit IIA, whose protein sequence is MNIIKKLIENMDTNAIAVNLEAENWVEAVKIAGEILYNLGKVSQEYIEGMIKTTKRLGPYAVIAPGIALPHARPENGALDLGMSIVVLRTPIDFDSPNDPVKVIIAFSAPTKSEHLELLKEVGMLLSDTTLQKKLRHTKTSNDVIAAFREAISNYEVRK, encoded by the coding sequence ATGAATATAATCAAGAAACTTATAGAAAATATGGATACTAATGCAATTGCTGTTAATCTAGAAGCTGAAAATTGGGTTGAGGCCGTAAAAATCGCTGGAGAGATTTTGTACAACCTAGGAAAAGTTTCACAAGAATACATCGAAGGAATGATAAAAACTACAAAACGTCTTGGCCCTTATGCTGTTATTGCTCCTGGCATTGCTCTGCCTCACGCTCGGCCAGAAAATGGAGCTCTTGACCTTGGAATGAGCATTGTGGTACTTCGTACTCCCATAGATTTTGATTCTCCCAATGATCCGGTAAAAGTCATAATAGCATTCTCAGCTCCTACAAAATCAGAACATCTTGAGTTATTAAAGGAAGTTGGGATGCTCTTGTCCGATACAACCCTCCAAAAGAAGCTGAGACACACAAAGACTTCAAATGACGTGATTGCTGCATTTAGGGAGGCCATAAGCAATTACGAGGTGAGAAAATGA
- a CDS encoding PTS sugar transporter subunit IIB: protein MVKYKLDRPLKILTVCGVGQGSSLIMRMFVEDVLKELNIPAKVEHTELLTAKSSDADIIIASIIHEEEFKDSTKIIIGLKNLVDKNEIKEKLLEALSKRGIIEID from the coding sequence ATGGTGAAATATAAGCTGGACAGACCTCTTAAAATACTAACGGTATGTGGAGTAGGCCAGGGTAGCTCTCTGATAATGAGAATGTTTGTTGAGGATGTTTTGAAGGAATTAAATATTCCAGCAAAGGTGGAGCATACAGAACTTCTAACTGCAAAATCTAGTGATGCGGATATTATAATAGCTTCAATAATTCACGAGGAAGAATTTAAGGACTCGACAAAAATAATAATAGGACTCAAGAACCTAGTGGACAAGAATGAGATAAAAGAGAAGCTCCTTGAGGCTTTGTCTAAGAGAGGAATAATTGAAATTGACTGA
- a CDS encoding HPr family phosphocarrier protein, whose protein sequence is MIEVTVKLKNKSGLHARPAAIFVETAKKFKSKITVSKEKNIADAKNILQLLTLGIDYGDEIKIIVEGEDEKNAINELIHLIEDILPSEDV, encoded by the coding sequence ATGATTGAAGTAACGGTTAAATTGAAAAACAAATCTGGACTCCATGCAAGACCTGCAGCCATCTTTGTAGAAACAGCAAAAAAATTCAAATCAAAAATAACCGTCTCAAAAGAGAAGAATATTGCAGATGCAAAGAATATTCTCCAACTTCTGACCCTAGGTATTGATTATGGAGACGAAATTAAAATTATTGTCGAAGGGGAAGATGAGAAAAATGCAATAAATGAACTGATACACTTAATAGAGGATATCCTCCCTTCTGAGGATGTATAA
- a CDS encoding flippase, producing the protein MSDASQALQKIAKGTGIVFVGTVISMLFQFLSRAIIARYFSTAEYGVFNLALTVLSITLVIVMLGFQNSLPREIAFYNEKEPSKVPDLISVALIIVVVNSILWMVILILGAGGIAQIFNERELSYVLKIIAFALPFSALTGTITSISRGFGRVRERVYFKNIVYPTTFLVLVLFGTFLDFSFAFVFFAYVIAQAFTLVALVIDVWRMCLFKFDVSFDLKLGKEVVSFSLPLMITGILGFLMTWTDTLMLGYYLGSEIVGVYNSASPIARLLPIFLKSVVVLYPPIATSLYAQGKVGELRRTYQILTKWVFLLTLPLFVLIFVFPEAMIKFFFGANYLEASKTLQILALGFMVHAFLGLNWGSLIVIGESNLNLIGDFFAAVLNVILNAILIPFYGLEGAAFATTFSYFVANVFRSYWLYKKTKIHPFSRNYVKSLVISFVMLGLLKVFCLAVSNIWHAILLLLVFLSLYFLLILLSRSIDREDVELLLAIEKKWGVDFRVIKKVLKKFV; encoded by the coding sequence ATGAGTGATGCAAGTCAAGCATTGCAGAAGATTGCAAAAGGGACGGGGATTGTTTTTGTTGGGACTGTGATTTCTATGCTCTTCCAATTCTTGAGTAGGGCTATCATAGCGAGGTATTTTTCTACTGCAGAGTATGGTGTTTTTAATTTGGCTTTAACTGTCTTGAGTATTACTCTTGTGATCGTTATGCTTGGCTTTCAAAATTCATTGCCAAGGGAGATTGCTTTTTACAATGAGAAAGAGCCTTCAAAGGTTCCAGATTTAATTTCAGTAGCGTTGATAATTGTAGTGGTGAATAGCATACTTTGGATGGTAATTTTAATCCTTGGAGCTGGGGGTATTGCTCAAATTTTTAATGAAAGGGAATTAAGCTACGTTTTGAAAATAATAGCTTTTGCGTTGCCGTTTTCAGCTCTAACTGGGACAATAACTTCCATTTCAAGGGGCTTTGGAAGGGTCAGAGAGCGGGTTTATTTCAAGAACATCGTTTATCCAACGACCTTCTTGGTTCTCGTTTTATTTGGGACCTTTTTAGACTTTTCTTTTGCCTTTGTGTTCTTTGCTTATGTTATTGCTCAGGCTTTTACACTGGTAGCACTTGTTATTGACGTTTGGAGGATGTGTCTCTTTAAGTTCGATGTTTCCTTTGACTTGAAACTTGGGAAGGAAGTTGTCAGTTTCTCTCTTCCCCTTATGATCACGGGAATTTTAGGGTTCTTGATGACATGGACTGATACTTTAATGTTGGGCTACTATTTGGGCTCAGAGATCGTTGGGGTCTACAACTCGGCCTCTCCCATTGCGAGACTTCTCCCGATTTTTCTCAAATCGGTTGTAGTGCTTTACCCGCCCATAGCCACTTCTCTTTATGCCCAAGGAAAAGTCGGAGAACTTAGGAGAACTTATCAGATTTTAACGAAGTGGGTGTTTTTATTAACGTTGCCGTTGTTTGTTCTTATCTTTGTCTTTCCTGAGGCAATGATTAAATTCTTCTTCGGGGCAAACTACCTAGAAGCAAGCAAAACTCTGCAAATTTTAGCTCTTGGATTCATGGTTCATGCTTTCTTAGGTTTGAATTGGGGAAGTTTGATTGTTATTGGTGAGTCGAATTTGAATTTGATTGGGGATTTTTTTGCAGCGGTTTTGAACGTGATTTTAAACGCAATTCTTATCCCATTTTATGGACTTGAAGGCGCTGCTTTCGCCACGACTTTTTCTTATTTTGTGGCTAACGTCTTCAGGTCTTACTGGCTTTACAAAAAGACGAAAATTCATCCATTCAGCCGAAACTATGTAAAGTCTTTGGTTATTAGCTTTGTTATGTTAGGATTGCTTAAAGTCTTTTGTTTAGCAGTATCAAACATCTGGCACGCAATTCTGCTTTTACTTGTGTTCTTGAGTCTCTACTTTCTCCTAATACTCCTGAGTAGGAGTATAGATAGGGAAGACGTGGAACTCTTGCTAGCAATAGAGAAAAAGTGGGGGGTTGATTTTAGAGTGATAAAAAAAGTGTTGAAGAAGTTTGTTTAG
- a CDS encoding PTS sugar transporter subunit IIA: protein MIETICLEDIKTNVEVATWEESVKVAGEILYKNGKITKDYILGMIETIKKLGPYAVIAPGIALPHARPEDGALKVGISIVVLNNPINFGSPNDPVKVVIAFSAPDKTSHVQLLQELAKLLSDEEIRGKLANAKTPQEVVEIIESFKSERSEERN, encoded by the coding sequence ATGATAGAGACCATCTGCTTAGAAGACATTAAGACCAATGTTGAAGTAGCAACATGGGAAGAGAGCGTTAAGGTTGCTGGGGAAATTCTATACAAAAATGGAAAAATAACAAAGGATTATATTTTGGGGATGATAGAAACAATCAAGAAATTGGGCCCTTATGCTGTTATCGCTCCAGGTATTGCTCTTCCGCATGCTCGTCCAGAAGATGGCGCTCTCAAAGTCGGTATAAGCATTGTCGTGCTTAACAACCCGATAAACTTTGGCTCTCCCAATGATCCGGTAAAAGTTGTAATAGCATTCTCGGCACCAGATAAGACGTCTCATGTGCAATTACTCCAAGAATTGGCAAAATTACTTTCTGATGAAGAGATTAGAGGCAAATTAGCAAATGCAAAAACCCCGCAAGAGGTAGTTGAGATTATTGAATCATTTAAATCTGAAAGAAGTGAGGAAAGAAATTAA
- a CDS encoding PTS ascorbate transporter subunit IIC, whose amino-acid sequence MVAFMDFLTWVGTNILGQPAVLLGIVAFVGLILQKKPFSETLIGTAKVMIGVVMMLAGAGLFVDELVNFQSLITAATGVSPKYPPNYVPLNDLIAQYGSYAAVIMTVAFILHLILVRIIPRFRHVYLTGHLMWWVSLLVVAVILTMNPNASAREIIGIGAIVMAIYWTIQPAYIHHAMRDVIGSDAIGYAHTSSLVALISYHVGKYIGKPEESTEEIKLPKSLSFLKDYAVSTAVILGLIMVVAAIMGYVKAPETVANLAGDLNPIIWAVLRGVYFAAAIVVLLTGVKMFVGEIVPAFKGISEKVIPGAIPAVDAPVVFPYAPTAVIIGFLSGLGVFLVMMGLFIAIGFAVIVPPMIMLFFPGGAAAVFGNKTGGWKGAVFAGALNGLILAIGQAVTLQFLTYGTELATLGDPDWYAIVGILKGILAAIF is encoded by the coding sequence ATGGTTGCCTTTATGGATTTTCTGACTTGGGTTGGTACTAATATACTCGGACAACCAGCAGTACTCCTTGGAATTGTTGCATTTGTCGGACTAATTCTCCAGAAAAAACCATTCAGTGAAACTTTGATAGGGACTGCGAAGGTCATGATTGGTGTCGTCATGATGCTCGCTGGTGCAGGACTTTTTGTAGATGAACTAGTGAACTTTCAATCATTAATAACCGCAGCAACTGGAGTTTCTCCAAAATATCCTCCAAATTATGTTCCTTTAAACGATTTAATAGCTCAATATGGTAGTTATGCCGCAGTTATCATGACAGTAGCTTTTATCTTGCATTTGATACTCGTTAGAATTATTCCAAGGTTCCGCCATGTATATTTAACAGGACACCTAATGTGGTGGGTCTCATTACTGGTTGTTGCTGTGATTTTGACTATGAATCCAAATGCTAGTGCAAGAGAAATTATCGGAATTGGAGCAATAGTTATGGCCATCTACTGGACGATTCAACCTGCATATATCCACCACGCAATGAGAGACGTTATTGGATCTGATGCAATTGGATATGCACATACCTCCTCGTTAGTAGCGTTGATAAGCTACCATGTAGGAAAATACATTGGAAAACCTGAGGAGAGCACTGAGGAAATAAAGCTTCCAAAATCTCTTTCATTCTTAAAAGATTATGCTGTAAGCACTGCAGTTATCTTAGGTCTCATAATGGTAGTGGCGGCAATAATGGGATACGTAAAGGCCCCCGAGACAGTAGCCAATTTAGCTGGAGACTTAAATCCAATCATTTGGGCAGTTCTCAGAGGTGTATACTTTGCAGCAGCAATAGTAGTGTTGCTCACTGGTGTTAAGATGTTCGTTGGAGAAATAGTGCCAGCATTTAAGGGTATTTCAGAGAAGGTAATACCCGGAGCCATTCCCGCTGTAGATGCACCGGTAGTCTTCCCATATGCACCCACTGCAGTTATAATAGGATTCCTCAGCGGTTTAGGTGTATTCCTAGTGATGATGGGACTCTTTATAGCTATAGGGTTTGCCGTCATAGTTCCTCCAATGATCATGTTGTTCTTCCCTGGAGGTGCAGCGGCAGTTTTCGGTAACAAAACTGGCGGATGGAAAGGAGCAGTGTTTGCTGGAGCACTTAACGGACTTATCTTAGCAATAGGCCAAGCTGTAACTTTACAGTTCCTAACATACGGTACAGAACTTGCTACACTTGGAGATCCAGATTGGTACGCAATAGTTGGAATACTTAAAGGAATATTGGCGGCAATATTTTAG
- a CDS encoding SIS domain-containing protein: MIGTILLILNYPQNDILKILDKTVNLLKPGFEVIVWSSSSIKRYQIDNQHYKRSIIDNNVKGVLINTNKYETGMQSNFIFHENTQRDIIVSLEGPLGEDFGVFLDKIQNVCHTDPPPRELSIDSKNHCLSFVCYEHDPKKAKVASFSSYRPLFMSQNQDKILLTTSPEIVSALGIEAYEIPPNSLVFWPSNKQSLPESATKRRIHASKHFMKNEIHETPYTLKRVYAFRNHKTIKTAAEIITNSKRIYVIGNGSSLNAGLGLQYLLPELDISGISAFEFLLYQLPSLEKGHTIIAITQSGSTWDVIEAVEKGKKAGANIISITNNPLGKIREYSDVTIPILAGYELAIPATKSFTNTLAILHLLASQVKAELGILTTKEREEKLLAISTFADKVPNLLHHHEKWAQNTAKELCDLKGGYIISAGITYPVAIEGALKLKEVAYSHAEPIELEEYLHGPSAALSKEMYNIVISPYERAGRERFLQQLEKFHNNIGKFVVIGGTSEEYEKLENISIAEIKQKDPILYALTSTLLIQLLSYWLGIYRKTPIDFPKGLSKAVVE, encoded by the coding sequence ATGATAGGAACAATCCTATTAATACTCAATTATCCTCAAAATGATATATTAAAGATCCTAGATAAGACCGTAAATTTACTAAAACCAGGTTTTGAAGTCATTGTGTGGTCTTCTTCCTCAATAAAAAGATACCAAATTGACAATCAACATTACAAAAGATCGATTATAGACAACAACGTGAAAGGAGTTTTGATTAACACCAATAAATACGAAACTGGCATGCAATCCAATTTTATCTTTCATGAGAATACACAAAGAGACATTATAGTATCACTTGAAGGCCCTTTAGGTGAAGATTTTGGGGTCTTTTTAGATAAAATACAAAATGTATGCCACACTGATCCTCCACCACGAGAATTAAGCATAGATTCCAAAAATCATTGCCTCTCATTTGTTTGTTATGAGCATGATCCAAAAAAAGCAAAAGTTGCGTCATTTTCCTCGTATAGGCCCTTGTTTATGTCTCAAAACCAAGATAAAATTCTTCTAACAACCTCTCCTGAAATAGTCTCCGCTTTAGGAATTGAGGCTTACGAAATACCCCCTAATTCTTTAGTATTTTGGCCATCTAATAAACAATCACTCCCAGAAAGTGCAACAAAAAGGAGAATTCATGCATCAAAACACTTTATGAAAAATGAGATACATGAAACTCCTTACACTTTAAAAAGAGTTTATGCTTTTAGAAATCACAAAACAATTAAAACTGCCGCGGAGATCATTACAAATTCCAAGCGAATATACGTAATTGGAAATGGATCTTCCTTAAATGCAGGTCTAGGGCTGCAATACCTCCTTCCGGAGTTAGATATATCAGGAATCTCCGCATTTGAATTTTTACTGTATCAACTTCCTTCACTCGAAAAGGGCCATACAATTATTGCAATAACCCAATCAGGAAGTACTTGGGATGTTATTGAAGCAGTGGAAAAAGGGAAAAAAGCAGGGGCAAATATAATATCTATTACAAATAATCCCCTTGGTAAAATAAGGGAGTATTCAGACGTAACTATCCCAATATTGGCAGGATACGAACTCGCAATCCCAGCAACAAAGAGCTTCACCAATACTCTGGCGATTCTACATCTATTGGCCTCACAAGTAAAGGCAGAGCTTGGAATATTAACCACAAAAGAGAGGGAGGAGAAGTTATTAGCCATCTCGACCTTTGCAGATAAGGTACCTAATCTACTCCATCACCATGAGAAATGGGCCCAGAATACAGCCAAAGAGTTGTGCGATCTCAAGGGTGGATATATAATTTCGGCCGGGATCACGTACCCGGTAGCTATAGAAGGAGCACTTAAGCTGAAAGAAGTAGCTTATTCGCATGCAGAACCTATCGAACTCGAGGAATATCTCCATGGACCAAGTGCTGCTCTTTCTAAAGAGATGTATAACATTGTGATATCTCCCTACGAAAGGGCTGGAAGAGAACGTTTCCTTCAACAACTTGAAAAATTCCACAACAATATTGGCAAGTTTGTTGTTATAGGTGGAACTTCTGAGGAGTATGAAAAACTAGAAAACATATCCATAGCAGAAATAAAGCAAAAAGACCCAATACTTTACGCCCTGACATCAACCCTACTCATTCAACTTCTATCGTATTGGCTTGGAATATATAGAAAGACGCCTATAGATTTTCCAAAAGGCTTATCCAAAGCTGTTGTGGAATAA
- a CDS encoding Cdc6/Cdc18 family protein has product MNTSLNLKEILREEMQKKTILVNPSVLNESYLPEYLLFRDEEITQITKHLGRFLSGLHPGNLLIHGPPGTGKTHAIKLVAKNYNEFTSENAINSKMIYINCKDKTYYQTIVALLHELGVNFPNRGFGVAEAVDALTKHLKMDEQRYIFVFDEIDKLKRTYKDKEDPMNALVYRMSRLDELVDKDAPVIIMISNMSNIVEKIEHATMAKFTPKPIYFREYNTEELYQILLDRAKYALDPSSFSNESIRYLAELIQKNERDLRWGFRVLVEAALMAKEKITKGLIEEAVKIVDNDILLQVIQSLSNHQLVVLWSISFLETSNILPVTGELYQIYKLVCEELRWRPRSMRHVMHYITPKIESIGLITSREKGMGRGRGKTLVFHIEENPHKILKIVEEVLSERIHKEFKPSEIPELLQVSFQRRG; this is encoded by the coding sequence ATGAATACGTCTCTGAATCTTAAGGAGATACTTCGTGAAGAAATGCAAAAAAAGACTATTCTTGTCAATCCATCAGTTCTTAATGAAAGCTATCTTCCTGAATACCTCCTATTTAGAGATGAAGAGATTACACAAATAACTAAACACCTTGGGAGATTTTTAAGTGGATTACATCCCGGAAACCTATTAATTCACGGGCCCCCGGGAACGGGAAAGACCCACGCAATAAAGCTAGTAGCAAAAAACTACAATGAGTTTACAAGTGAGAATGCGATCAATTCTAAAATGATCTATATTAACTGTAAGGATAAAACATATTACCAGACAATCGTGGCCCTGTTACATGAGTTAGGAGTGAATTTTCCAAATAGGGGATTTGGAGTTGCTGAAGCAGTAGACGCGTTAACAAAACACTTGAAAATGGATGAGCAAAGATATATCTTTGTTTTTGATGAGATAGACAAATTAAAGAGAACGTACAAAGATAAAGAAGACCCTATGAACGCGTTAGTATATAGAATGTCGCGATTGGATGAGTTGGTGGATAAGGATGCCCCTGTTATAATAATGATATCAAATATGAGCAATATAGTCGAAAAAATAGAGCACGCAACAATGGCTAAATTCACCCCCAAACCAATATACTTTAGAGAGTACAACACTGAGGAGCTTTACCAAATTCTTCTTGACAGGGCAAAGTATGCATTGGACCCTTCTAGTTTCAGCAATGAATCCATAAGATACTTAGCAGAACTTATACAAAAAAATGAGAGAGATTTAAGATGGGGCTTTAGAGTACTCGTAGAGGCCGCGTTAATGGCTAAGGAGAAGATTACAAAAGGACTGATAGAAGAAGCAGTCAAAATCGTGGATAATGACATCCTCCTCCAAGTGATTCAATCCCTCAGTAATCATCAACTGGTGGTACTATGGTCAATCTCATTCTTAGAAACTTCAAATATCCTCCCAGTCACAGGAGAGCTTTATCAAATCTACAAACTTGTTTGTGAAGAATTGAGATGGAGACCAAGGAGCATGAGACATGTGATGCACTACATAACTCCTAAAATAGAAAGTATTGGCCTAATAACCTCCAGAGAAAAAGGCATGGGCAGAGGAAGGGGGAAAACTTTGGTATTCCATATAGAGGAAAACCCACATAAGATACTAAAAATCGTTGAAGAGGTTTTGTCTGAAAGAATACACAAGGAATTTAAGCCTAGTGAAATTCCTGAACTTCTTCAAGTAAGTTTTCAAAGGAGAGGGTGA